From the genome of Devriesea agamarum, one region includes:
- a CDS encoding ammonium transporter, with protein sequence MNTGDTAWVLISTGLVLFMTIGLALFYGGMVNRKHAMSTILQCISCIGIVTLVWTLIAFTLAFSQGNSVIGGFSLAALHGADKATLAGMTGEHALSVPNLAFFHYHLMFAIITPALAVGSLTGRLKFAGWALFVAIWAIIVYAPVARWLFSPAGWLSQLGAEDFAGGAVVHTTAGAAALALLIVIGRRHGWPGPKTALRPNSLPLVLLGTGILWFGWFGFNAGSALGANELAVHALVNTQIAGAAGLVFWLGTQRVIEGNISSLGGASGAIAGLACITPAAGYVGPIAAMIIGALAGIVCFAATRLKYIFRYDDALDVIGVHLIGGMLGMILLGFFARPELTGTGSKGLFFGGGLHLIGSQFLAVVVVFVYAFVLSLILGWIIHKIIGMRVSAEQEERGIDISELVESAYDSAAADSPVASPAPTSSHGQGPTTTSTKLA encoded by the coding sequence ATGAATACAGGTGATACCGCCTGGGTCTTGATCTCGACGGGTCTTGTACTCTTCATGACAATCGGGCTTGCACTGTTCTACGGCGGCATGGTCAATAGAAAACACGCAATGAGCACGATCCTGCAGTGCATTAGCTGCATCGGCATCGTGACGCTGGTGTGGACCCTGATCGCATTCACTCTCGCGTTCTCACAAGGCAATTCCGTCATCGGTGGATTCTCACTGGCCGCGCTCCACGGAGCCGACAAGGCCACCCTCGCAGGAATGACCGGGGAGCACGCCCTCAGCGTGCCGAACCTCGCCTTCTTCCACTACCACCTGATGTTCGCCATCATTACGCCCGCACTGGCCGTCGGCTCCCTCACTGGACGCCTGAAATTCGCCGGCTGGGCTCTGTTCGTCGCAATCTGGGCCATCATCGTGTATGCACCCGTCGCGCGTTGGCTATTCAGCCCGGCAGGATGGCTCTCACAGCTGGGAGCCGAGGACTTCGCCGGCGGCGCCGTCGTCCACACCACCGCGGGTGCCGCAGCACTCGCCTTGCTCATCGTGATCGGTCGCCGCCACGGCTGGCCCGGTCCCAAAACGGCCCTGCGCCCCAACTCCCTTCCCCTCGTTCTCCTAGGCACCGGCATCCTGTGGTTCGGATGGTTCGGATTCAACGCCGGATCAGCCCTTGGAGCCAATGAACTCGCCGTGCATGCCCTGGTCAACACCCAAATCGCCGGCGCTGCGGGCCTTGTCTTTTGGCTTGGAACCCAGCGCGTTATCGAAGGCAACATCTCCAGTCTTGGCGGCGCTTCCGGTGCCATCGCTGGCCTGGCATGTATCACCCCGGCCGCAGGCTACGTCGGTCCCATCGCAGCCATGATCATCGGGGCCCTCGCCGGGATCGTGTGCTTCGCAGCAACCAGGCTGAAGTACATTTTCCGCTACGACGACGCCCTCGACGTGATCGGTGTGCACCTGATCGGCGGCATGCTCGGCATGATCCTGCTCGGCTTCTTCGCGCGGCCCGAACTCACCGGAACCGGATCCAAAGGACTCTTCTTCGGCGGCGGCTTACACCTGATCGGCTCCCAATTCCTAGCGGTGGTAGTCGTCTTCGTCTACGCCTTTGTGCTCTCACTCATCCTCGGCTGGATCATCCACAAGATCATCGGCATGCGGGTCTCCGCTGAACAGGAAGAACGAGGAATAGACATTAGCGAACTCGTGGAATCCGCGTACGACAGTGCCGCCGCTGATTCCCCTGTCGCTAGCCCTGCACCGACCTCTTCGCACGGGCAAGGACCCACAACCACATCAACCAAGCTGGCATAG
- a CDS encoding urea transporter — MNSKGTISSHTPIPSMGTWQFIQAWLRGIAQVDFLPNALTGAIFVIALFASGWEYGCYGLGGTLIATLTALVMRVPRDQIGSGLWGFNGCLVGTGLAVFLGAFHLSTLILALFACIAVVVIGAGLGRFLDAWELPGMTAPFCIVVSALTISAPQLTRIWHGGAPAALPTPAASTSVTGLQLIEGFFANVSQIFFMPQWYVGLIFLIGIFVASRWLGLMACVGSVIALFTAWAAGVPGDQIGHGLLGYNAVLVAMALCGVFIRRHGLSFLYAIVGAMTATLLTPAVSTFFGVLDGHTLTWPFVLTTLFFLAAVKAFPELKRT, encoded by the coding sequence ATGAACAGCAAGGGCACCATCAGCAGTCACACTCCTATTCCAAGCATGGGCACCTGGCAGTTCATCCAGGCATGGCTGCGAGGAATCGCCCAAGTCGACTTCCTCCCGAACGCACTCACCGGCGCGATCTTCGTGATCGCCCTGTTCGCCTCGGGTTGGGAGTACGGTTGCTACGGGCTCGGCGGAACTCTCATCGCTACCCTCACCGCACTAGTCATGCGGGTTCCGCGCGACCAGATCGGTTCGGGCCTGTGGGGATTTAACGGTTGCCTGGTCGGCACCGGCCTCGCCGTGTTCCTCGGGGCATTCCACCTCAGCACCCTGATCCTCGCGCTGTTCGCGTGCATCGCCGTCGTCGTCATCGGAGCCGGGCTCGGCCGATTCCTCGATGCTTGGGAATTACCCGGGATGACGGCACCTTTTTGCATCGTGGTGAGCGCACTGACCATTTCAGCACCGCAGCTCACCCGAATCTGGCACGGGGGTGCCCCCGCGGCCCTTCCCACCCCTGCCGCATCCACCTCCGTCACCGGACTGCAGCTCATCGAAGGCTTTTTCGCCAACGTGAGTCAGATCTTCTTCATGCCTCAGTGGTACGTCGGCCTGATCTTTTTGATCGGAATCTTTGTCGCCAGCCGATGGCTTGGGCTGATGGCCTGCGTAGGTAGTGTGATCGCACTGTTCACAGCCTGGGCCGCAGGCGTTCCCGGAGACCAGATCGGACACGGCCTACTCGGCTATAACGCCGTGCTGGTGGCAATGGCGCTGTGCGGGGTCTTCATCCGCCGCCACGGGTTGTCCTTTCTCTACGCCATCGTGGGGGCGATGACCGCCACACTGCTCACCCCCGCTGTCAGCACGTTCTTTGGTGTTCTCGACGGACACACCCTGACCTGGCCATTCGTCCTGACCACCCTGTTCTTCCTGGCAGCGGTGAAGGCATTCCCCGAGCTAAAACGCACATAG
- a CDS encoding AAA family ATPase, translated as MKLLHLSLRGIGPFAGEHRIDLVSLSASGLFLLDGPTGSGKSTLIDAITYALFGQVAGAGASPQRIRSQFVDPIEPSWVDLVLETGAGIYRIRRYPEYERPKKRGGGTTKQQARAMLWRLTSPELLPVVIADTAGAGAGLEPISIRMDEIGLEMQRIIGLTREQFTQTVVLPQGEFARFLRAGTAQRQAVLQRVFGTEIYERIEQDLEERRRQARRDMQEAEAKLGAVIARFAEAAELSDDAAEHLAEQVKDQSAIHPATAGSQPQSPGLQSQPLGSQPQPPGSVGADLQTTQLDEVVGAAETRRDVAKAQAERARQELARASENREAVGGTWQAAQRRRDLDRLAQQIEQARDDHLARCARLADDTRAQPLARSLKSANQADHTAARAWNAVSTALDEAPDDLMAQLPDTWGRNGPLMTEGPRTAIRMLSEQPEHCDLVLGTLADCAAKASEQAGELRTLVELESALPARERAIAAVTAELTTTEATHTDVTERLAARPLVRTKLMRTLEHAQDNAQGLPDLRAAMEAAHHRAHQARQAAALEEDLRAARKLLAGRLRRADKALASEHDLRRRHLAGIAAQLALTLTPDQPCPVCGSQEHPAPAHPAPDAVQLDDVEAAEQKRRHIDDQVQSARADCERLHAMYTQASEAAGGMSGEVADAAHQESKMLHAKAQKAARAVEKLTTQVAAFDRDTATLEAEAATVRERAEQLRTRRTEAMAQFTRDAETIHRACDGYQRVADKRAFYEQIAAAARSIADLLRTAQQAVERAVQTRQEHCLARDGSGFTDDDAITAALMEPEVREAEERRVHEHDTACQRLVVGMEDEAVRQADASAENLRVLNQQRERAEAACHSAQEALTAADRAAGQAQATLMAVRRAREAVLRVLTETIAMRSCAGVILQVADLVTGNSSDADRIRLSTYVLMRRFDDVVGAANARLSVMSSSLLELVRDDGSRRRSHTGLDLKIIDHRTDTVRVPETLSGGETFIVSLCLALGLADIVTAEAGGVELQTLFIDEGFGSLDADTLETVIQEITRLADAGRAVGIVSHIPELKQRIAERVHVERTPSGHSTLTVFA; from the coding sequence ATGAAACTTCTGCATCTTTCTCTGCGCGGCATTGGCCCTTTTGCCGGTGAGCACCGGATCGACTTGGTGTCCCTGTCCGCATCGGGTCTATTTCTGCTCGACGGCCCCACCGGGTCCGGAAAATCGACGCTGATCGACGCCATTACCTATGCGCTTTTCGGGCAAGTCGCAGGCGCAGGAGCCAGCCCCCAGCGCATACGGTCTCAATTCGTTGATCCCATCGAACCCAGCTGGGTCGACCTGGTGCTCGAAACCGGGGCGGGTATCTACCGCATCCGGCGCTATCCCGAATACGAACGACCAAAAAAACGCGGAGGCGGGACAACCAAACAGCAGGCGCGTGCGATGCTGTGGCGCCTGACCTCACCCGAGCTACTGCCCGTCGTGATCGCTGATACCGCAGGCGCTGGCGCAGGGCTGGAACCGATATCCATACGGATGGATGAAATCGGCCTGGAAATGCAGCGCATCATCGGTCTGACCCGAGAGCAATTTACCCAGACGGTGGTCCTTCCCCAAGGGGAATTCGCGCGATTTCTGCGAGCTGGAACCGCCCAGCGGCAAGCCGTGCTCCAGCGCGTCTTCGGCACCGAAATCTATGAGCGAATTGAACAAGACCTCGAAGAACGCCGACGCCAAGCCCGGCGCGACATGCAAGAGGCCGAGGCCAAACTGGGAGCGGTGATCGCCCGATTTGCTGAGGCCGCCGAGCTCAGCGACGACGCCGCGGAACACCTCGCAGAGCAGGTGAAAGACCAAAGCGCAATACACCCGGCCACCGCAGGGTCACAACCCCAATCTCCCGGATTGCAATCCCAACCCCTAGGCTCGCAACCGCAACCTCCCGGCTCGGTCGGCGCCGACCTCCAGACCACTCAGCTCGACGAGGTGGTGGGTGCCGCTGAAACCCGGCGGGACGTAGCAAAAGCGCAGGCCGAACGCGCTCGCCAAGAACTGGCTCGGGCCAGTGAGAACCGTGAAGCCGTAGGCGGGACATGGCAAGCCGCGCAGCGACGCCGTGACCTGGATCGGCTTGCGCAGCAGATCGAACAAGCCCGCGATGACCATTTAGCTCGCTGTGCTCGATTGGCAGACGACACTCGGGCGCAGCCCCTTGCCCGCAGCCTCAAAAGTGCGAACCAAGCTGACCACACAGCGGCACGTGCTTGGAATGCAGTCAGCACGGCGTTAGACGAGGCTCCGGACGATCTGATGGCCCAGCTGCCCGATACCTGGGGGCGAAACGGCCCCCTCATGACAGAGGGACCACGCACAGCGATTCGGATGCTGAGTGAACAGCCCGAGCACTGTGACCTGGTGCTTGGAACCCTGGCAGACTGCGCAGCCAAAGCCTCCGAACAAGCCGGTGAACTGCGGACCCTGGTAGAACTCGAAAGTGCTCTGCCCGCGCGAGAACGAGCCATCGCCGCGGTCACTGCGGAACTCACCACCACCGAAGCCACGCACACCGACGTTACCGAACGGTTAGCCGCTCGCCCCCTAGTGCGCACAAAGCTCATGCGCACACTCGAACACGCCCAGGACAATGCGCAGGGTCTACCAGACCTCCGCGCCGCGATGGAGGCAGCCCACCATAGGGCCCATCAAGCGCGTCAGGCCGCAGCACTTGAGGAAGACCTCCGCGCGGCGCGCAAGCTCCTAGCGGGTCGGCTACGGCGTGCAGACAAAGCACTTGCGAGCGAACACGATCTACGCAGGCGGCACCTGGCTGGCATCGCAGCCCAGTTAGCCCTCACCCTCACTCCCGATCAGCCCTGCCCCGTGTGCGGCAGTCAGGAGCACCCCGCCCCTGCGCATCCCGCACCGGATGCTGTTCAGCTTGACGATGTTGAAGCGGCTGAACAAAAGCGCCGCCACATCGACGATCAGGTGCAGTCGGCGCGCGCTGATTGCGAACGCCTGCACGCGATGTATACGCAGGCCAGTGAAGCAGCTGGCGGGATGAGCGGTGAAGTCGCCGACGCTGCGCACCAGGAGTCGAAAATGCTCCACGCCAAGGCGCAGAAAGCAGCCCGTGCGGTTGAAAAACTCACCACACAGGTAGCTGCGTTCGACCGCGACACTGCCACCTTAGAAGCCGAGGCTGCCACTGTGCGCGAGCGAGCAGAGCAGTTGCGCACCCGCCGCACGGAGGCGATGGCTCAGTTCACTCGGGATGCGGAAACCATTCACCGCGCCTGCGACGGCTACCAGCGGGTGGCCGATAAACGGGCGTTCTATGAACAGATCGCAGCGGCTGCGCGCTCCATCGCTGACCTGCTGCGCACCGCCCAACAAGCTGTGGAGCGCGCAGTCCAAACCCGGCAGGAACATTGCCTCGCTCGCGATGGCAGCGGCTTTACCGACGATGACGCGATCACGGCAGCGCTTATGGAGCCGGAGGTTCGCGAAGCCGAAGAACGTCGCGTTCACGAGCATGACACCGCATGCCAGCGCCTAGTTGTGGGGATGGAAGATGAAGCTGTCCGCCAGGCCGACGCGAGCGCAGAAAACTTGCGTGTGCTCAACCAGCAGCGTGAGCGGGCTGAGGCCGCATGCCACAGTGCACAGGAGGCCTTAACCGCAGCTGACCGTGCGGCTGGGCAGGCTCAAGCCACCCTGATGGCTGTGCGCCGAGCGCGCGAAGCGGTTCTTCGCGTGCTCACCGAAACCATTGCGATGCGCTCATGCGCCGGCGTGATTTTGCAGGTCGCTGATCTGGTGACGGGGAACTCCTCGGATGCCGACCGGATCCGGCTATCCACATACGTGCTGATGAGGAGGTTTGATGACGTCGTCGGAGCCGCTAATGCGCGCCTGAGCGTGATGAGCTCGTCCCTGCTTGAACTGGTGCGAGATGACGGATCCCGCAGACGTTCCCACACCGGCCTGGACCTGAAAATCATCGACCACCGCACAGACACAGTGCGCGTCCCCGAAACCCTGTCCGGCGGTGAAACCTTCATCGTGTCGCTATGCCTCGCCCTCGGACTGGCCGATATCGTCACCGCCGAAGCCGGAGGTGTGGAACTGCAAACACTGTTTATCGACGAAGGATTCGGAAGTCTTGATGCCGACACCTTGGAGACGGTGATCCAAGAAATCACCCGTCTAGCCGATGCCGGTCGTGCGGTCGGCATCGTCTCCCACATCCCCGAACTCAAACAGCGAATCGCCGAGCGAGTGCACGTTGAGCGCACCCCGTCCGGCCACTCCACCCTGACCGTGTTCGCCTGA
- a CDS encoding urease subunit beta produces MSGSPKYLCADTPIEINAGRRKATLTVSNTGDRAVQVGSHYHFFEANRELLFDRAAAFGMHLDIPAGTAIRFEPGDSRTVELTEFGGNRRLIGFSGLTNGGIVSRDHKRAALRRAAEHGFLTTGDTATDDDSKDEN; encoded by the coding sequence ATGTCAGGATCACCGAAATACCTGTGCGCCGACACCCCGATAGAAATTAACGCTGGCCGACGCAAAGCAACACTGACCGTCAGCAATACCGGCGACCGTGCGGTTCAGGTCGGCTCCCACTACCACTTCTTCGAGGCCAACCGAGAACTCCTTTTCGACCGGGCAGCGGCCTTCGGCATGCACCTCGACATCCCCGCAGGCACTGCGATCCGCTTTGAGCCGGGCGACAGCCGCACCGTCGAACTCACCGAATTCGGAGGAAACCGCAGGCTGATCGGATTCTCCGGTCTGACAAACGGTGGCATCGTCTCGCGCGATCACAAACGCGCAGCGCTGCGTCGCGCAGCCGAGCACGGCTTCCTCACCACCGGCGACACCGCAACTGACGACGATTCCAAGGATGAAAACTGA
- the ureC gene encoding urease subunit alpha, which yields MAQIERAQYTELFGPSTGDRFQLADTNLIVEVEKDFNEGCFGDEAVYGGGKSARDGMAQDPQTTNAQGALDLVITNAIVMDPILGVVKGDIGVKEGRIVGIGKAGNPHTQDGVTPNLVIGTGTEIISGEHLIATAGGIDTHIHFISPQQAQHALSNGITTMIGGGTGPADGTNGTTCTPGPWNLGRMYQAAEELPVNIGLMGKGNGSLPESLREQVEAGACGLKVHEDWGATPAALSTALSVADEYDVQVAVHTDSLNESGFFEDTRAAIDGRTIHTFHTEGAGGGHAPDIIRIAGESNVLPSSTNPTLPYTINSVDELLDMVMVCHHLSPAIPEDVSFADSRVRAETIAAETVLHDEGVISMFSSDSQAMGRIGESWTRAFQTAHHCKDMRGKLPEDSERNDNARVLRYLAKITINPAIASGTAGYIGSLEPGKLADIVLWPIDSFAVKPKLVVKGGLINWALMGDPNSSLPTPQPVFYRPMFGALGRARYATRVSFMSQAGIDAGVPQKLGLQSQVLAVRGCRNVGKQHMVRNSATPVIHVDPETFKVTLDGKPATIEPAQKLPLNQLFYLA from the coding sequence ATGGCACAGATTGAACGCGCGCAATACACCGAACTCTTCGGACCCAGCACCGGGGACCGTTTTCAGCTCGCTGACACCAACCTGATCGTCGAAGTGGAAAAAGACTTCAACGAAGGTTGTTTCGGTGACGAAGCGGTGTACGGCGGTGGCAAGAGCGCCCGAGATGGCATGGCTCAAGACCCGCAGACCACCAACGCACAGGGTGCGCTCGACCTGGTGATCACCAACGCGATTGTCATGGACCCGATCCTCGGCGTGGTCAAAGGCGATATCGGGGTGAAAGAAGGCCGGATCGTTGGAATCGGTAAGGCAGGCAACCCGCACACCCAAGATGGAGTCACCCCGAATCTGGTGATCGGCACCGGAACCGAAATCATCTCCGGTGAACACCTGATTGCTACCGCGGGCGGCATTGATACCCACATTCACTTCATTTCTCCCCAGCAGGCTCAGCATGCCCTATCCAACGGCATCACCACGATGATCGGTGGGGGCACCGGACCAGCAGATGGCACCAACGGCACCACCTGCACCCCCGGCCCCTGGAACCTAGGACGGATGTATCAGGCCGCTGAGGAACTCCCGGTCAACATTGGCCTGATGGGCAAGGGCAACGGTTCCCTGCCGGAGTCCTTAAGGGAACAGGTTGAGGCCGGAGCCTGCGGTCTCAAAGTTCACGAGGACTGGGGGGCAACGCCGGCAGCACTTAGCACCGCACTATCGGTGGCCGACGAATACGACGTTCAAGTCGCCGTGCACACTGACTCCCTCAACGAGTCGGGATTCTTTGAAGATACTCGGGCGGCGATTGATGGGCGCACCATCCATACCTTCCATACGGAGGGTGCGGGTGGCGGTCACGCCCCGGACATTATCCGGATCGCCGGGGAGTCCAATGTGCTGCCGTCCTCAACGAACCCGACGCTTCCGTACACCATCAACTCAGTCGACGAGCTGCTGGATATGGTCATGGTGTGCCACCATCTGAGCCCGGCCATTCCCGAGGATGTTTCCTTCGCTGACTCGCGGGTGCGCGCCGAAACCATTGCCGCGGAAACTGTTTTGCACGACGAAGGCGTGATTTCGATGTTCTCCTCGGATTCACAGGCCATGGGCCGTATCGGCGAATCGTGGACTCGTGCTTTCCAGACCGCACATCACTGCAAGGACATGCGCGGAAAGCTTCCCGAGGACTCCGAGCGCAACGACAACGCGCGCGTGCTGCGCTACCTCGCAAAGATCACGATCAACCCGGCCATCGCCTCCGGCACGGCGGGTTACATCGGTTCGCTGGAGCCCGGCAAGCTCGCCGACATTGTGCTGTGGCCGATCGACTCCTTCGCTGTGAAGCCAAAACTGGTGGTTAAGGGGGGTTTGATCAACTGGGCTCTGATGGGAGATCCGAACTCCTCGTTGCCGACCCCGCAGCCCGTGTTCTACCGGCCCATGTTCGGAGCACTAGGGCGGGCCCGTTACGCCACCCGGGTGTCCTTCATGTCCCAGGCAGGGATCGATGCGGGTGTTCCGCAGAAGCTGGGGTTACAAAGCCAAGTGCTTGCGGTGCGCGGTTGCCGCAACGTCGGCAAACAGCACATGGTGCGCAACAGCGCGACCCCGGTGATTCACGTGGATCCAGAAACCTTCAAAGTCACGCTCGACGGGAAACCAGCCACCATTGAACCGGCTCAAAAGCTCCCGCTGAATCAGCTGTTCTACCTGGCCTAA
- the ureG gene encoding urease accessory protein UreG, giving the protein MFDNVLKIGIGGPVGSGKTALIEAMVPVLIERGYHPAIVTNDIYTQEDAAHVRATLKDILPPERVVGVETGSCPHTAVRDDPTMNLAAGAELLEQFDDIDTLLYESGGDNLTLTFSPVLVDAFVFVLDTAEGDKMPRKRGPGITESDVLVINKIDIAKYVRSDLGVMESDAHTVREGRPVVLTNSLTGQGISELVDLLDGFRLVGTEDAKVQA; this is encoded by the coding sequence ATGTTCGACAACGTTCTTAAAATCGGCATCGGCGGCCCTGTCGGCTCCGGCAAGACCGCCCTGATCGAAGCGATGGTGCCCGTTCTGATCGAACGCGGTTACCACCCGGCGATCGTCACCAACGACATCTACACCCAGGAAGACGCCGCCCATGTGCGCGCCACGTTGAAAGACATTCTTCCTCCTGAGCGGGTCGTAGGCGTCGAAACCGGATCCTGCCCCCACACCGCCGTGCGCGATGACCCCACGATGAACCTCGCCGCCGGAGCTGAACTACTCGAACAGTTCGACGACATCGACACGCTGCTGTACGAATCCGGAGGCGACAATCTGACGTTGACTTTCAGCCCGGTTCTGGTTGACGCCTTCGTGTTCGTGCTGGATACCGCGGAGGGCGACAAGATGCCGCGCAAGCGGGGCCCGGGCATCACCGAGTCCGATGTGCTGGTCATCAACAAGATTGATATCGCCAAGTACGTTCGTTCCGACCTAGGCGTGATGGAGTCTGATGCTCACACCGTGCGCGAGGGTCGCCCCGTGGTCTTGACCAACAGCCTCACGGGTCAGGGGATTAGTGAACTCGTTGATCTGCTGGATGGATTCCGGTTGGTTGGCACCGAGGACGCAAAGGTCCAGGCGTGA
- a CDS encoding exonuclease SbcCD subunit D, protein MRILHTSDWHLGRTLHGEDLMGHQEVFHRFLIDQVRERDVDVVVIPGDIYDRAIPPVPAVRLLSRTLTEIAQHATVILTPGNHDSAARLGFGRELMRAGVHFLTDIAAIEHPVEVYDDFGVVQFYGVPYLEPDIMRYQLADGLDQPLARSHAAVTAAAMDRIRARIAAALPQPCGELACSEQASGSALRTVVLAHTFAAGGVGCDSERDVRVGGVDTVSAELFAGVDYVALGHLHGCQEVSVPASDTCIWYSGSPLPFSFSERNHRKCVLLVDLMADSVEVERIPTPVPRGMVELVGPLQDLVRRAAEHRDDWVHAVVTDSVRPPHLMESLRAIFPHLLLSEYRPEGRSEPTLAPVVSAAHSPLAIMDDFYDHMLGRAPSQAERDVLEESYRKARTYEI, encoded by the coding sequence ATGAGAATCCTGCACACCTCGGACTGGCACCTTGGCCGAACCCTGCACGGGGAGGACCTCATGGGCCATCAGGAAGTCTTCCACCGCTTCCTGATCGACCAGGTGCGAGAACGCGACGTCGATGTCGTGGTCATTCCCGGGGATATTTACGACCGTGCGATACCTCCGGTCCCCGCGGTGCGCTTGCTCTCGCGCACGCTCACTGAAATCGCCCAGCACGCTACAGTCATCCTCACCCCCGGGAACCACGATTCGGCGGCCCGCCTCGGCTTCGGCCGGGAACTGATGCGCGCCGGGGTGCACTTCTTGACCGATATCGCCGCCATTGAGCACCCGGTTGAGGTCTACGATGACTTCGGCGTGGTGCAGTTCTACGGTGTGCCCTATCTCGAACCGGACATCATGCGCTATCAATTGGCCGATGGCCTCGATCAACCCCTTGCGCGCTCGCACGCGGCGGTGACGGCTGCCGCCATGGATCGCATCCGCGCCCGCATTGCAGCCGCACTGCCTCAGCCCTGCGGTGAGCTCGCCTGCAGTGAGCAGGCCTCGGGTTCAGCGCTGCGGACGGTTGTGCTCGCCCATACCTTTGCCGCCGGGGGAGTCGGGTGCGATTCGGAACGCGATGTTCGGGTCGGGGGAGTTGACACGGTTAGCGCCGAACTCTTTGCGGGGGTTGACTACGTTGCTTTGGGCCATTTGCACGGCTGCCAGGAGGTCAGTGTGCCTGCCAGCGATACTTGTATTTGGTACTCGGGTTCTCCGCTGCCGTTTTCCTTCTCGGAGCGAAATCATCGTAAATGCGTCTTGCTGGTGGACCTCATGGCTGACTCGGTGGAGGTAGAGAGAATCCCAACTCCGGTGCCTCGAGGCATGGTCGAGCTCGTCGGTCCTCTTCAGGACTTGGTGAGGCGCGCTGCTGAGCACCGTGACGACTGGGTTCACGCTGTGGTCACCGACTCCGTCCGCCCGCCCCACCTCATGGAGAGTTTGCGGGCTATCTTTCCCCACCTCCTGCTCAGCGAATACCGTCCGGAAGGTCGTTCGGAGCCGACCCTGGCCCCTGTGGTGAGTGCTGCGCACAGTCCGCTTGCCATCATGGATGACTTCTATGACCACATGCTCGGGCGTGCTCCGAGCCAGGCCGAACGCGACGTGTTGGAAGAGTCGTACCGAAAGGCGCGGACCTATGAGATATAG
- a CDS encoding urease subunit gamma — MNLTPKEIEKLYIYVVADLAHKRQGRGLKLNVSEASALISEAILEAARDGRTVAECMEIGKQVLNEDDVMDGVRERMPLLQIEATFVDGTKLVSCHDPIGA, encoded by the coding sequence GTGAATCTGACACCCAAGGAAATCGAAAAACTGTACATCTACGTGGTGGCAGACCTGGCTCACAAGCGCCAAGGACGCGGACTGAAGCTCAACGTCAGCGAAGCCTCCGCCCTCATCAGCGAAGCCATCCTAGAAGCCGCACGAGACGGTCGCACCGTCGCTGAATGCATGGAAATCGGCAAACAGGTTCTCAACGAGGACGACGTGATGGACGGTGTGCGCGAGAGGATGCCTCTGCTTCAGATCGAAGCCACCTTCGTCGATGGCACCAAGCTCGTCTCCTGCCACGATCCGATCGGGGCCTGA
- a CDS encoding urease accessory protein UreF yields the protein MLDTPMFMKPLGTADAGPAARPSRPPAPAQLLACLQLADSAFPSGFYTLSHGLEGYAQAHSVTTDQIPALLADLLRHTVGPSDATALALAHAVVSQQAKPDPHSSMGSDPVEQLRIIDRKLFACKLNQGLRKAATRTGRQLLDLSRDIFSHPVLHAYTEAVIAKTTPGCQAVAAGVTYAAAGTDAEQAVLADLFAFSSSFVQAALKLRLTDHRRAQMILYEAFPVLSEVAQEAVARPLDELYSCSPLADVFSGQHENASARLFAT from the coding sequence ATGTTGGACACTCCCATGTTTATGAAACCGTTGGGGACGGCCGATGCAGGCCCGGCTGCGAGGCCGTCACGGCCCCCGGCCCCCGCTCAGCTGCTGGCCTGTCTGCAACTGGCGGACTCGGCTTTCCCCAGCGGTTTCTACACGCTGTCCCACGGACTCGAAGGGTATGCCCAAGCGCATTCCGTAACCACCGATCAGATCCCTGCCCTGCTGGCGGATCTGCTGCGGCACACCGTGGGACCCTCCGACGCGACGGCGCTTGCACTCGCACACGCCGTGGTGTCGCAGCAGGCAAAGCCCGATCCTCACAGTTCAATGGGTAGCGACCCGGTCGAACAGTTGCGGATTATTGACCGCAAGCTGTTTGCGTGCAAGCTCAACCAAGGCTTACGCAAGGCTGCCACTCGAACCGGCCGCCAGCTTCTGGATCTCAGCCGCGATATCTTCTCTCACCCCGTCCTGCATGCATACACCGAGGCGGTGATCGCGAAAACCACGCCCGGATGCCAGGCCGTGGCGGCCGGAGTCACCTATGCGGCGGCAGGAACCGATGCTGAACAGGCTGTTCTCGCGGATCTCTTTGCCTTTTCCTCTAGCTTCGTGCAGGCAGCGCTCAAGCTGCGACTGACTGACCATCGTCGCGCGCAGATGATCCTGTACGAGGCGTTCCCGGTGCTCAGCGAGGTTGCACAGGAGGCTGTGGCCAGACCTCTGGACGAGCTATACAGCTGCAGCCCGCTCGCGGATGTTTTCAGCGGCCAGCACGAGAACGCATCCGCCCGACTTTTCGCCACCTAG